A genome region from Hevea brasiliensis isolate MT/VB/25A 57/8 chromosome 9, ASM3005281v1, whole genome shotgun sequence includes the following:
- the LOC110656672 gene encoding cysteine protease ATG4 isoform X1, producing MKGFRERVSSKCSSKTTTDTPNRSLTSDCSEAGSLNSKCSKGSLWSSFFASAFSVFETYREAPAFEKKGSHTRNNGWMSAMKKIVAGGSMRRIHERVLGPSRTGIPSTTSDIWLLGVCYKISQDESSGDAAASNGLAAFTHDFSSRILLTYRRGFDAIGDSKFISDVGWGCMLRSSQMLVAQALLFHHLGRSWRKPLQKPLDHQYVEILHLLGDSEASPFSIHNLIHAGKAYSLAAGSWVGPYAVCHSWESLARFKRKDNNLEYQLLPMAVYVVSGDEDGERGGAPVVCIEDASRHCLEFSGGQANWTPILLLVPLVLGLEKVNPRYIPSLQATFTFPQSLGIMGGKPGASTYIVGVQDDCAFYLDPHDVQPVVNISRDGMEADTSSYHCDVIRHIPLDSIDPSLAIGFYCRDKDDFDGFCSLASELADDSHGAPLFTVAHTRKLPKQVGHGTLNENDEIEEDDSFGVMPMNDAEGCAQEDEWQLL from the exons ATGAAGGGTTTTCGTGAGAGGGTATCCTCAAAATGTTCTTCTAAAACTACAACTGATACCCCAAATAGATCTTTGACATCTGATTGTTCAGAAGCAGGGTCCCTTAACAGTAAGTGCTCCAAGGGCTCTTTATGGTCAAGCTTCTTTGCATCTGCTTTCTCAGTCTTTGAAACATATCGTGAGGCACCAGCTTTTGAGAAGAAGGGAAGTCATACTAGAAACAATGGTTGGATGTCAGCTATGAAGAAAATTGTGGCAGGTGGCTCAATGCGGAGAATCCATGAGCGTGTTTTAGGGCCAAGCAGGACTGGGATACCTAGCACAACTAGTGACATATGGCTTCTAGGTGTGTGCTATAAGATTTCACAAGATGAGTCCTCCGGGGATGCAGCTGCAAGCAATGGATTAGCTGCATTCACACATGATTTTTCTTCGCGAATTTTATTGACATATCGAAGAG GTTTCGATGCAATTGGAGATTCAAAATTTATCAGTGATGTGGGCTGGGGTTGCATGCTTCGAAGCAGTCAGATGCTTGTTGCTCAG GCATTGCTTTTTCATCATTTGGGGAGATCTTGGAGAAAACCTTTACAGAAG cCATTGGATCATCAATATGTTGAGATCTTGCACCTTCTTGGTGACTCTGAGGCATCACCATTCTCTATCCACAATCTTATCCATGCTGGGAAGGCTTATAGCCTTGCAGCTGGGTCATGGGTAGGCCCATATGCTGTGTGCCACTCCTGGGAATCGCTTGCCCGCTTCAAGAGAAAGGACAACAACCTTGAATACCAGCTACTTCCAATGGCTGTTTATGTTGTTTCTGGTGATGAAGATGGGGAAAGGGGTGGAGCTCCAGTTGTCTGCATTGAAGATGCCTCTAGACATTGTTTAGAGTTTTCTGGAGGTCAAGCAAATTGGACACCGATTCTTCTGTTGGTTCCTTTGGTTCTTGGACTTGAAAAAGTAAATCCAAG GTATATTCCATCTTTGCAGGCAACATTTACTTTTCCCCAAAGCCTTGGCATTATGGGCGGGAAACCTGGTGCCTCAACATACATTGTTGGTGTGCAAGATGACTGTGCTTTTTACCTTGATCCGCATGATGTTCAACCG GTGGTCAATATTAGCAGAGATGGCATGGAGGCAGACACTTCATCTTATCACTGCGA TGTCATACGGCACATCCCCCTGGATTCCATTGATCCATCATTGGCAATCGGATTTTATTGTCGAGACAAAG ATGATTTTGATGGATTTTGTTCTTTGGCATCCGAGCTGGCAGATGACTCGCACGGTGCACCATTGTTTACTGTGGCTCATACCCGTAAATTGCCAAAGCAAGTTGGCCATGGCACTTTAAATGAAAATGATGAGATTGAAGAGGATGATTCCTTTGGTGTAATGCCCATGAATGACGCAGAGGGTTGTGCACAGGAGGATGAGTGGCAACTGCTTTAA
- the LOC110656672 gene encoding cysteine protease ATG4 isoform X2 produces the protein MSAMKKIVAGGSMRRIHERVLGPSRTGIPSTTSDIWLLGVCYKISQDESSGDAAASNGLAAFTHDFSSRILLTYRRGFDAIGDSKFISDVGWGCMLRSSQMLVAQALLFHHLGRSWRKPLQKPLDHQYVEILHLLGDSEASPFSIHNLIHAGKAYSLAAGSWVGPYAVCHSWESLARFKRKDNNLEYQLLPMAVYVVSGDEDGERGGAPVVCIEDASRHCLEFSGGQANWTPILLLVPLVLGLEKVNPRYIPSLQATFTFPQSLGIMGGKPGASTYIVGVQDDCAFYLDPHDVQPVVNISRDGMEADTSSYHCDVIRHIPLDSIDPSLAIGFYCRDKDDFDGFCSLASELADDSHGAPLFTVAHTRKLPKQVGHGTLNENDEIEEDDSFGVMPMNDAEGCAQEDEWQLL, from the exons ATGTCAGCTATGAAGAAAATTGTGGCAGGTGGCTCAATGCGGAGAATCCATGAGCGTGTTTTAGGGCCAAGCAGGACTGGGATACCTAGCACAACTAGTGACATATGGCTTCTAGGTGTGTGCTATAAGATTTCACAAGATGAGTCCTCCGGGGATGCAGCTGCAAGCAATGGATTAGCTGCATTCACACATGATTTTTCTTCGCGAATTTTATTGACATATCGAAGAG GTTTCGATGCAATTGGAGATTCAAAATTTATCAGTGATGTGGGCTGGGGTTGCATGCTTCGAAGCAGTCAGATGCTTGTTGCTCAG GCATTGCTTTTTCATCATTTGGGGAGATCTTGGAGAAAACCTTTACAGAAG cCATTGGATCATCAATATGTTGAGATCTTGCACCTTCTTGGTGACTCTGAGGCATCACCATTCTCTATCCACAATCTTATCCATGCTGGGAAGGCTTATAGCCTTGCAGCTGGGTCATGGGTAGGCCCATATGCTGTGTGCCACTCCTGGGAATCGCTTGCCCGCTTCAAGAGAAAGGACAACAACCTTGAATACCAGCTACTTCCAATGGCTGTTTATGTTGTTTCTGGTGATGAAGATGGGGAAAGGGGTGGAGCTCCAGTTGTCTGCATTGAAGATGCCTCTAGACATTGTTTAGAGTTTTCTGGAGGTCAAGCAAATTGGACACCGATTCTTCTGTTGGTTCCTTTGGTTCTTGGACTTGAAAAAGTAAATCCAAG GTATATTCCATCTTTGCAGGCAACATTTACTTTTCCCCAAAGCCTTGGCATTATGGGCGGGAAACCTGGTGCCTCAACATACATTGTTGGTGTGCAAGATGACTGTGCTTTTTACCTTGATCCGCATGATGTTCAACCG GTGGTCAATATTAGCAGAGATGGCATGGAGGCAGACACTTCATCTTATCACTGCGA TGTCATACGGCACATCCCCCTGGATTCCATTGATCCATCATTGGCAATCGGATTTTATTGTCGAGACAAAG ATGATTTTGATGGATTTTGTTCTTTGGCATCCGAGCTGGCAGATGACTCGCACGGTGCACCATTGTTTACTGTGGCTCATACCCGTAAATTGCCAAAGCAAGTTGGCCATGGCACTTTAAATGAAAATGATGAGATTGAAGAGGATGATTCCTTTGGTGTAATGCCCATGAATGACGCAGAGGGTTGTGCACAGGAGGATGAGTGGCAACTGCTTTAA